TTAATTACTTTAACTATCCTGTAGAAGTTGAACCTCTCTCCCTCAAACTGTAAAACGGTGTCCACTATGTGCTCGAGAACCTTAGGACCCGCTATACTTCCCTCTTTCGTTATCTGACCCACGATAAAGGCGGGAACGTTTTTCTCTTTACAGAATTCCGTTATCCTGTAGGTGACTTCCCTTACTTGACTAACAGAACCTGCGGAGCTCTCCAACCTTTCGGAAAATATTGTCTGAACGGAGTCAAGCACCAAAAGAGAAGGCTTTTCCTTTTCTAAAGTTTGCAAGATTTTCTCAAGGTTTACCTCGGGGTAAACGAGGAGGTTTTCGTTGTTTATTCCGAGCCTTTTTGCCCTGAGGGCTATCTGTGTTCCCGATTCCTCTCCCGACACGTACAGGACCTTCTTCCCGTTTGCAACCCTGTCAGAAATCTGGAGGAGTAGGGTTGACTTCCCTATTCCCGGCTCTCCCGCAATGAGTATTACCTGACCCTTTACGAGTCCTCCTCCGAGGGCGTTGTCAAGGCTTTCAAAGCCAGTGGTCTCCCTCTCGTGTTCTTCCTTTTCCCAATCGGTGACGGGAAGGACTAAAGAGGGTTCCTTTTTTACCAGAGAAAAACTTTGAGGTTCGAATTCTTCCACTAAGGTGTTCCACTCACCGCAAGAAGGACACTTTCCGAGCCACTTTACGGACTTGTAACCGCACTCCTGACATACGTAAGCGGTCTTGTTTTTTCCCATTAGAAGGTTTAAGATATTTCGCTTTTCACAAGCATCAATTCCCTTATAAGTGTTGCAGGCTCAACTTCCTTCGGGCACGCGTTGTTACACTTGTTACACGAAAGACAGTGGTAAAGGTGTCCTTCAAGGGCTTCTTTTATCCTGAATTCTTTGTCTTCTTCTCTTGGGTCCTCCAAAAACCTGTATATCTTTGCAAAAAATAAGGGACCGGCGTATTCCTCTTCCAGAACCTGAGGGCAGTAGGACTGGCAGGCGGAGCAGAGTATGCAGTCCGCCCCCTTTTCTATCTTTTTATTGACTTCGGGTGGTATTCTTACCTCTCCCTGATACTCCTTTATCCACGTTCTGAACTTCTTCATTCTGTTTATGACTTCTTCGTTGTCCACGACGAGGTCCCTTATCACCTCGAATTTATCGAGAGGCTCAACGGTTACAATTTGTTCCGAAAGGACGTAAGGGAGCGTTTGCTCTTTGCAAGCAAGCTTTGGAAATCCGTCTATAAAAACGGTGCACGTTCCGCAAATTCCCGCTCTGCAAAAAGCCCTAAAAGAAAAGCTCGGATCTATCTCTTCCTTTATCTTTTGAAAAGCCCTTAAGAACGTCATTCCTTCTTCGTATGGAACTTCAAAGTAATCGTATTTCCTCTCTCCCGTTTCGGGGTTATACCTGAAGACCTTCAACTTCAAATGCATAAATAACATTTTTAGTCTGGGGGATAAATTTTTCAAACGGAATTTTAATTTTGAGGGTTGTACTTAACGAGGCGTTTAAGTTCTTTTACTTCTTCTTCCGTCAGTTCTCGCCACTCTCCTGGCTCCATATTTTCGTCAAGTCTCAAATTTCCTACCCTCGTTCTCTTTAGGTAAACCACGTTGTGACCTACGGCTTTAAATAATCTCTTCACCACGTGATGCCTGCCTTCCGTGAGGATTGCTTTCACGGTATCTCCCGAGAGTTTTTCTGCTTTAACAAGCTGAACAGGTTTTTCCTCGAGTTTCACTTCGTAGAGCTTTTTTAATTCTTCATCTCCGATATCCCTGTCCAGTCTAACGATGTACTCCTTCTCTACCTTCCACTTAGGGTGGGTGAGTCTGTGGGCGAGCTCTCCGTCGTCGGTTATTAAGAGTAGTCCCTCTGCGTCCACGTCAAGCCTTCCCGC
The genomic region above belongs to Aquifex aeolicus VF5 and contains:
- a CDS encoding pseudouridine synthase: MRLDKYLSKSLHISRKEAKELIREGRVKVSGKVVKQAEYRVKEGEEVEVEGKSVKPKKNVYLMLYKPKGYLSTTEEDKKYPSFLELIREHFPSRKLFSAGRLDVDAEGLLLITDDGELAHRLTHPKWKVEKEYIVRLDRDIGDEELKKLYEVKLEEKPVQLVKAEKLSGDTVKAILTEGRHHVVKRLFKAVGHNVVYLKRTRVGNLRLDENMEPGEWRELTEEEVKELKRLVKYNPQN
- a CDS encoding succinate dehydrogenase/fumarate reductase iron-sulfur subunit is translated as MHLKLKVFRYNPETGERKYDYFEVPYEEGMTFLRAFQKIKEEIDPSFSFRAFCRAGICGTCTVFIDGFPKLACKEQTLPYVLSEQIVTVEPLDKFEVIRDLVVDNEEVINRMKKFRTWIKEYQGEVRIPPEVNKKIEKGADCILCSACQSYCPQVLEEEYAGPLFFAKIYRFLEDPREEDKEFRIKEALEGHLYHCLSCNKCNNACPKEVEPATLIRELMLVKSEIS
- the radA gene encoding DNA repair protein RadA, whose translation is MGKNKTAYVCQECGYKSVKWLGKCPSCGEWNTLVEEFEPQSFSLVKKEPSLVLPVTDWEKEEHERETTGFESLDNALGGGLVKGQVILIAGEPGIGKSTLLLQISDRVANGKKVLYVSGEESGTQIALRAKRLGINNENLLVYPEVNLEKILQTLEKEKPSLLVLDSVQTIFSERLESSAGSVSQVREVTYRITEFCKEKNVPAFIVGQITKEGSIAGPKVLEHIVDTVLQFEGERFNFYRIVKVIKNRFGSTGEIAVFKMTDKGLEEVPEPSAFFISEKANAPGSVVFPHTEGSKPVLLEVQALVIPALYTTPQRRTQGFDPNRLALILAVLEKEAKIFTRDQDVFVNVAGGMSVKEPAADLAVAMAVVSSKKEKEVPKDFVIFGEVGLSGEIRAVHFGDLRLKEAKRFGFKKALIPKSLEIEIDGMEIYPVSHIQEAIEVLF